The Syntrophotalea acetylenivorans genome contains the following window.
CGCTGGCATTGTCCTCGAGAACCAGGGCACGATAGCGACGAGCGTGAATCTCTGACAGCGACTGAACCGCCTCAGGGCGATACTGGTAGTGCTTGAGATCGACGAAGGGAACCTTGAGCTGCTGGGCGAGAAATTTCAGAAAGCCGCTCTCGCTAATATAGCCCAGCTCGATCAGAGTATTACCGAGCTTGGTACCGCGTGTTTTCTGGGTGGCCAGCGCGGTCTGCAGCTGATCTTCACTGATAATATCGTGCCCCACCAGCAGTTCGCCGATGCGGATTTTTTTGGGTATCGCCATAAACACTACATCCTGTTGTGATACTTGGAGGGTGCCGGACTTATCATGAACCGACTGCAAAATGTTCTGATCAGCCCGTTAAGCCTGACACCTTCCTGCCTGCAACCCCGGTCAAGGTTGCAATACGGTCAATCTTTGCCGTACATAGTTGTTTAGTGCAGGGCTCAGGCCCCGGCCAGCCAATGCTGCCCGGTAAGCAACGACAGCCTCGCCTGGAGACCCGGCATGTTCGCGAGCGATGCCCAGGCCCATTAGCCAGAGGCCGTTATCCGGCTGGGTAGTGAGCAGCGCCTGATATTCCTGTGCTGCCGCCTGATATTGGCCAATACGCTGGTAAATAGCACCTAACAAGGCATGCAACTGCGGAGCGGCCAGCGGCGACCGCGTTGGAGCGTCCAGCAGGAGGTCACGAGCCTTTTCCAGCGCACCTTGGGTCATCAACAATTCAGCGTAACGCAACCGCATGATCAACTGCGTCGGGTCGAGACGCAAACCTTCAGCCAGGAGATGACCAGCCTCAGCCTGGCGTTGTTCGCGGAGATATTCGCTGACCAACGCCTGTCGGGCCTCCAGATGAGCCGGGTGCAGCTCCAGAGCCTGTAATAATGAAGCGGCACCGTCTTGATTCTGTCCTGCCGCCAGAGCCAGCTGCCCTTGCCGATAAGCCTGTTCAGCCAAATCTTTGGCGGAGGGTTTGACCGTTTTTTGAAACGGTGTCCCGGGAGGCTCTGTCGATGCGGTTTGTTGGGAAACTTCCCTGCCGGGCTTCGGATCGTCCGCTGCCTTATTTGCTACTGAACCGGCCTCCTCTGCATCGGAAGAAAGCTGATTTTCCAGTGTACCCAGAGTCTCTGCAGGAGCTTCCGGGTACAGGTCCAGCAGCAAACGATAACCGGTTCCGAGTGCCTGCATGGTAGCGGAAAAATCCCGAATAGTTACAGACGGCATCGATATCAAGCTAACGGCCAATCCTGTGTCTTCTTGCCTGGTTTGCAGTCCTGCCAGCCAACGACCTTGAGTTACAGTCGGTAACTCGGCAATCTGTCTTACTGCCACCAAGTCGATATGGAGGCTGCGACGATCTTTCGCCAGAGTAAAATGATAAATTGGCGGCCGATCAAAATCAGCTTCAAAGTGAATAAACGAATCGACCTCCCGCAGCCGTATAGCATTGAGAGAAACGGCATCCGACAAGGGCCCAGTGCCGTTTTGGCTGTCCGTTGCCCCCTGCGCTACGGCAGGTTCGTTGTTTGGCGATGGTTTCGCTGAACTATTGTTTGTCAGCGGCGGCAACGCCGTCTTTTCAGAAGCCTGAGACCAGAACAAAAATCCAGCCAGAAGCGCTGCAGCCAAAACACCACCAATCAGCCAAGGCAAGCTTCGCCAGCTTGAGGGATTGACCCGCAGCACAGACACCGACTGTTCTTCGCCCCCCCCTTGTTGGCGTGCTTCCAAGTCCTTCAGCATCTGATTGATCAGACTCATGGTGACGGTTCCCTGTCTTTTTGCGCAGCACCTAGAAAAACATGAAAGATTCGTGCCTACTTAGAAAAAGCGCCTCAATCCCAAAAAGCCGCCGGAGCACACATCTTCCGTATCCCGAGCCGCAGCCACTACCTGGGTGCGACCAACTTGTTCGGCTCCCCGCCCGTAGGTCGCCAGCAACGCCTTGTGCCCCAACACATTAATGAGACGGGGAATACCGCGACTGGACCGGTGGAGCTTTCTCAAAGCAAAGCGGCTGAACAAAGGCTTTTGACAACCTGCCGTCTTCAACCGGTGCGAGACATAGCCACAGGTACCGTCCAGGTCAAAGGGGGATAATCGATAGCTGAAAGCCAAGCGCTGCCGGAGCTGGCGCAAGCCGCGTCCAGCCAGTCGCTCATCAAGTTCCGGCTGACCGAACAGCACGATGTGCAGCAATTTGCGTTTGCTGGTCTCTACGTTACTCAACAAGCGAACCGCCTCCAGTCCGGAATCGGACATGGACTGGGCTTCATCAATACAGAGCACCACACGCCGACCGCTGTCAGCCACACGCAAGAGATGTTCCACGATACGGTTGAGTAGACTATGCAGGTCGGCCCATTGCAACTCGGCTAACCCCAGCTCGGTTGCTACCGCGCGATAGAGATCCAAGGGCTCAAGCAGAGGGTTGGGAAGATAGGCCGTTACGTAGAGATCATCCAGAGCGTCGAGCAGAGTACGGCAGAGCAGAGTCTTGCCGGTGCCGACCTCACCGGTGATCTTGATAAAGCCTTCACCGCCCTGAAGCGCCACCAACAGCACATTGAGGGCCTCCTGATGCTCGGAATAACGGAAAAAGTAGCCGGGATCAGGAGTCAGGGAAAAGGGCAGTTCGGAAAGTCCGAAATGCTCAAGGTACATCAACCCTCCAAGGGAAATTCATCGATTTGACTTACTGTGCCGGCCGGGCAAAAGGGCCACCGCGCCACTCATCATTAAGCTGGCTGCCTAGCCGTTCAAAACTATCCGTGGACTCCTGCAAGGCCTGTCTCCAGGTATCATCGCCGACTACCATAGGGCGCAACAGAATAACCAGTTCACTTTTGCGACTGGTCACTTGGCTGTGACGGAACAAGGAGCCCACACCGGGCAATTGGCCAAGCAACGGGATCCCGGCGGTTTTTTTGCTCGACAGATTCTTCATCAAGCCGCCAATGACAACCACTTGACCGCTTTCGGCGCTGACGATGCTGTCCGACTCCCGCACGGTACTGAATGCCAGAGGCAGGGTCTGTGCCTGACCGGCGACGGTAATGGTCTTCTGTTGGTCGGTCACCTGGCTGATGGTGGGGTGAACATGCAGAGTCACCCGACCGCCGGCATCGATCTGCGGCGTCACATCGAGAGCGATCCCGGAAAAGAAGGGGGTCAGGGTGATATCGGGACTGGTGGTGGTGGCGGTGCCGGTCACCGTATCGCTGGAAATGTCGGTAACAAAAAATTCGTCGGAACCGACTTTGATCACCGCTTTTTGATTGTTGACGGTTGCAATCCGGGGGCTGGAAAGGACCTGCACGTCGCCCTGAGTTTCGAGCAGTTCGATAAAAGCGGCAAAATCGTTGAAAGTCAAAGCGGCGCTGAAAACTCCGCCGAACGCGGAGGCGGTGCTCCCTTCAATCATCTCCGTCGGATTGAGGGGGCTGAGGATACCGCTATTCCCTGCAATATCGGAAACGCCGGAATCGCCGAAGATGGTGCCGCCACCGGTCTGGCTCAAGACTACGTCGCCGCCGGTTAATAGCGACCAGTTAATGCCACTTTGGAAGCCATCGTTGAGCTCGACCTCGAGAATTTTGGCCTCAAGAGTGACCTGTCGCTGCAGATTGCCCTGAATAGCCGAGAGATAATCGGCGACCTGACGCAACTCGGGGGGCAGCGCCCGTACCACCACCACACTGGCCTGAGGCTGAACGATAACCCGCCGGCCGTCCTCCTGACCAACCATGGTCCGCAGCGCCGTAGTCAGTTCCTGCCAGAAATCGTTAATAGACTCGGTACCGACCTCGCTGCCGGAGACAACGGAACGCTCTCTGTTGCCGCTATTGCTCGAACCTGAATCATCGTCATCATCGCTATCGTATTCAGAAACCTGTCCCGAACTGACCCGGGTCTGGGAAGAACCACGTCGTACCAGGTTCAGATAGTTGACATGGAACAGCTGAGTTTGTATTCCGCCCCGCATCACTTGAAAACCCGTTGCGGTCTGGCGGTAATGATAGCCGTAGACGTCGCGCAACACCTCCATAACCTCCGGAATGGTGACATTCTTCAGGGCGAGGCTAACTTCACCCTCTAACCCCGGCTGCACGACCATGTTATAGGGTGTTCCAGTGACCAGGCCCATGAAAAAATCACCGGCCGGGATCTTCTCTGCCGCAACATCAAAACGGGGTTCTTGAACCACCGCAGGTGCCAACTCAGCCTCGGCCCCAAGTTTCGGCAACAGAGCCTCGGCAACCTCGGCGGGGAGTTCTGGAGGCACGGAGGCACCTTGTGGCGGCACCAGGTGTTGTTCAAAGTCGCTGATAGGCTCTTCTGCCCTGGGTCGCTGCGCGCAGGCCGTAAGAAATATCAGGCCCAGCACTAGCGCGCTTCGCCAAAAGGGGACATAAAGATGCTGCATCATAGCTAACGTATCTCCCTGCTCATCTCAGTTGAGCAATTCATATCAATCTTTTTCAGCAACGGCAGTCACTTTAGGTCGTTTGGGCAGAAGCTTCAGCACAAAGTCTCTGCCGCCTCGTCGCAACCGAACCTGGCCCGGCTCAATAGCCACCACTTTTGCACCGCTGATTCGATCTCCCGCCGACAAAGGCCGACCGTTGATTACGGCCACCCGTCGCTGCGGAGCAATCAGGATGGACCCCAGTTGCAAGCCCTTTGACGGAGCGTCTCCTGAAGCAGCCGGTTCAACAAACCGCTGCGGGGGTCGGGTCGGGTCCGGCAAAGAGGCCGTGTTGCCCTTGTCGGCAGGCATCAGCATCGCCAGCATCCCGGCGCAAACAAAGACTGCCACCTGTCTCCTAAACACCGATCCAGTCCTCCTTCAGACTCAGAGTATAGACCGTCACGGTTATCTTCGTCTGCGGGTATTCCTCAACGGATAGCGCCAGGTCCTGCCAGTAAACCTTGCGTGGCAATTGTTCCAACGACCGCAGATAAGCCAAGGCATCTAAATAACTTCCGGTCAGTTCAATGCGCACCCGATGACGATACAGATTACGTTGCCGCACCTTTTCGACTTGCGAATCAACAGCTGGCTGCTTAAGCAGCGGCTCACTTGGAAGATTCTCCAACCGGGTCAGGTTGAGTTGGCGACGACGCGTAAGCATCTCCTCCAGTACTGTTACCATTTGTTGCGGACTGATAAGCTCTCCGGTCAATAATTCCAGGCGCTCATCAAGCCGGTCGATCTCTTCCTCCAACATCACCTTTTGTTGGCGATTGTTTGCATCGGGATCTTGCGCGGCACCCGCAACCATTGCTGCCTCTTGCTGATCAAGAGCGGCAACCGTTGCAACGGCTGAACTAATTTGGGTTTCCAATGCCTGCCGGTGCATAACCATCGGCTCTATCAGCAACACATACCAGAGCAATATCAGCACAGCCAGAAATGAAACAGCGAGCAACAACCGCTCCCGAGGGGCCCGGGCATCCAGCCAGCGGCAAAGATCGCTCACAGAACTCCGCAAAGAAGTCATTGGGCTTCCTCCAGAGTACTACGCAAAATAAAATCGACGGCCTCGTTCCGTTCTTCTGAACGGCTCATAACCAGGCTGGCAAATTCAAGCCCGGCAAAAGAAGCCTGCCGGCTCAGGCGCTGCACGTAGCGAGGCACTAATTCCGCGCGAAGGGCACTTCCTTCAAGCACCAGGGAATGACCTCCTTCGGCCACTGCGATATCTCGCAACCAGACCCCCTCCAGGTCTTCCCGGGCCAGACCTTGCAAGTGTTCAGAAAAACCGGAAAACTGATCAGGGGAGTGATCCGCCAGCAGGGTCAGCAGAGGCAATCGAGCCGCCCTTTCAGCCTTCAGCTGAGCCACCTGGCGGGCCAATGTTTCACTATATTTTCGTGTCGAATGGGTTTGTTGCAGCTCCACAATCCGCTCCTGAGCGGCCTGCTCCTGAACTTTAATGTCAGCTAGATGGCCCTCGGTACGCCATAGTTGCCAACGAACAACGCCATAACCAAGCAACAGGAGTCCAATACCAACACCGACAGCCAGCAGCAGGCGGCATGCTGCAAGGGGCGACGTCCTGACAATAACTGTCGACTGATAAAGGTTGATCTGCTGCGTCATAAACTCACCGTTTCCATACGCAAGGCGGCACCGATGGCCAACAGGCACTGCTCCGGCTGGTCGGGCAGCATCTGGCAGTCAAGCAATTGTGCAACGTCAAGTGGCTGCACCGCCATGCCGAGAGCTTCTCCAAGACTAGACATAAGATCGGTAGAGGAAAACCCCAAAGGAGCCAGTGTCAGGGAGCTGATGGCTGACTGGGAAAAGTTACTGTCAAAAAAGTCCAGAGAACGTTGAATCTCCAAGGCGACCGAATCTACCATATCCTGCCAATAGGGAGCTTCTGGGCGCAAAGCCTCGACACCGATATTGATAGTACGGGCCAGACACAGTTTTCCTGCACGGCAAATAATTATCTGTCCGGAGTCCACGCCAAAATACAACAGCGCCACGCCCCTGTCGGCGTTGGGTAACAAATTAGCTATGTTGCGAAGAACCAATTCAGGGATATCGATAGCCTGCAGTTTCAGTTTAGTTTCTTTAAACAGTGCAACTTTCTGTCGAAGCAGATTCTGCCGAGCCACCACCACATAGGCCGTACGAGCTCCTTCGCGCTGGGTATCGCGCGGCACCTGAAAAACATCGACCACAGCCTCTTCAATGGGAAAGTCGATAAGGTCGCGGATCTGCCATCGAACGGCGTCCCGCAATTCGTTATCCGGAACTTCGGGGGGGCAACCTGTAACATCTGATAATCATCGCCCCCCAGAGAAAAGACTGCGCGAGCGGCTGACAAACCAACTTTTTTTAGCCAATCCTGCAACAGGGAAGCCTGCTCGCCAATCCCACCGGACAAATACTCGCATTCTTTGAGATGTGGAGCGTCATCCCCCTGCGACACAATATGGGCAACGGCAAGACCATCCGGCCCCTGACACACACCGACAATACCCCGTGAAAAAGATAGTTTCTCAGAAAGGAGCTTCATGTTGCTGACGGCCTCGCTTGACCTTAAATGAATCTTGGACGACTCGAAGGATTGATGCTTGGCGACCCGAAAAGACGCGTTAATTAAATTGCTGAAATTCTAGGTGTTTTCATTTCCTTAATCAAGGGAAAAAACAAACCGGAACCCCGCGAAACAATGTCATTTTGTAGGTCTTTTGTAAATTTTTGTCAACAACTTGACCAATGTTCAACGGAAACGAGATCGTCGCACATGAGAATCGGCCATAGCTAGTTCCCGCCCGGACAACCACCATGTTGCATATCCCTCCCCGGCAACATATAATAGGTCGCTGTAATCAAAAGCACTGGCAATCGATATCGATTCCTGATATTGTGCAAAGGCTTTTCTGGCATGGACATTGCTTTTCTTCTGGGAAGCATATTTAGCTTGCCCTGCCAATCAATTGAGAGACAAAGAGTATTTACATGCTTACAACAGATTCCCAATGTTCCACCAGCAAAGGCTCAACCTTCAACCGTCGCACGTTACTTAAGGCCGGCCTGATCGGCTTGGCCGGACTGGCCCTGCCGACTCCCGGCCTTGCTCTACTCACCGGACCCGCCGACAGAGAGCGTAGCCTTTCGCTTTACAACACCCATACCGGCGAAGGCCTGAAATCAGTAGTTTATTGGGCCGACGGTGACTACCTACCCGAGGCCCTCAAGGACATCAATTTCCTGTTGCGGGACCATCGCACAGACCAGGTCAAGCCAATGGACCCAAAGCTTTTCGACCAGCTTTATACCCTCAACACCAAACTCGAAAACCGCAAACCCTTCCAGATCATTTCCGGCTACCGTTCTCCAGAAAGCAATCGCAAGCTCCGACAAGCAAGCAGCGGAGTGGCAAAAAAGAGCTTTCATTTGGCCGGACAGGCTGCCGATATTCGTCTCCCAGGTTGCAACCTATCACAAGTAAGACGGGCAGCCCTTAATTTGCGGGCTGGCGGCGTAGGCTATTACCCAAAGTCAAATTTCATCCATGTTGACACCGGGCCGTGTCGCAGCTGGTAGCACACCCAGACCGCCCCGGTTCAATAAGTTAAAAAGCGAGAGGCCGCTCCCTACAGGGGAGCGGCCTCTCGCTTTTTAAAAAACCATTTTGCGCCGAACCTAACCGGCACCTTTTTTTAATTCGATCAAGATCTGCTTGGCGACGGCTTTGAGGGTTTCAAAAACCCCCTCTCCAGTCAAAGCACAGGCCTTGAACTCAGGAACCATGTTCGGGTTGAGAAAACCCTGCAGTTCGTCAATAGGCGACAAGTTAGGCAGATCAACTTTGTTGTACTGAACCACAAAGGGCAGGTTCTCCAACTGGTAACCATGCTCCTCAAGGTTGTCTTTAAGGTTTTCCATACTTTCTATATTGGCATCAAGACGCTCTTCCTGACAGTCAGCAACAAACACCACGCCATCGACCCCTTTGAGGATCAACTTGCGCGAAGCATCGTAGAAAACCTGCCCGGGAACAGTATAGAGGTGAAAACGAGTTTTAAAGCCGCGAATATCACCCAGAGCCAGCGGAAGAAAATCGAAAAACAGCGTCCGTTCCGTCTCGGTGGCCAACGAAATCATCTTCCCTCGAGCGTCCGGTGCTGTGCGATTGTAGATAGTCTGCAGATTGGTGGTCTTGCCACACAGGCCCGGCCCGTAATAGACAATTTTACAATTGATTTCGCGGGAGGCATAGTTGATGAAGGACATGAGGCTACCCGTCAGCTAAAAAGATTATCGATATCGTCGTCGCTTATTTCGGCGAAAGGATTTTGCGGACCACCTAGTGAACCGACCGACTCCGACTTGCGGGTGAGCTCACCAAAAACGCTCCCTAGAGCATCGCTGGCCTTTTTGACCCGCAGCCGAACCAGACCAAGAGAACTGCGATGATCGAAGATAACCACCAGAATGACTCGACCGGCCACAATGGAGATATGAATATTATCCTTCTCTCCTTCGTGAAAAAGAATAGAAAATTCTTTTTCCCCGATAAGCTTGGCCAGACCGCCAGTGGCAGCGATATTGCCAGCTGTCAATGAGGCGAGGCTGGTCGTATCGAGGTGCTCGGTCTCCCCAGTCGCCGCCATCAACTGCCCATTGCGATCAACTAAAAAAACCGCCTTGGCATTAGATTCGCGCAACAATTTGTCAGCGAGGTTGACGATCTGCTGAAATTCCTCGTCGTACATAACCAGAGAGGCTTGAGATCCGAACATGCCCTATCTCCTATATAGTTTCGATACCAAAGGATTTTATAGCATCAACCTTCTAATCTAGCAAGGACTTTCCAACCGGCGGCCAGCGACCCTCCCACATGAAAAGCCCCCGGCGGAATATTCCGCCGGGGGCCCTTATCTTACCGATTCAACTAATGCTATTTGTTGCTACCACCACAATCGGCTGACATTTCAGACAGCTTACGGTAGAGATCGAAACGCCTCTTGCAATTCAGAGTCGCCTCTTCCATCAACGGGCCGGCCTCTTCAGGCTTAACCTTCTTCAACACCCGATAGCGGTTTTCGCCATAGGCGTATTCGTCGAAGGCGATAGTCGGCTCTTTGCTATCCATCTGCAACGGGTTTTTGCCCTCTTTGACCAAGCGGGGATCAAAGCGGAACAGGGGCCAGTGACCGCAGTCGACGGCCTTCTTGCAGGTGTCGACTGCCGTGGTCATGTCGATGCCGTGAGCTATGCAGTGGCTGTAAGCCAGGATCAACGACGGACCATCGTAGGACTCGGCCTCCATAAAGGCCTTGACCACCTGAGCCGGGTTGGCCAGGGAGACCTGCGCGACATAAATGTTGCCGTAGGTCATGGAGATCATGGCCAGGTCCTTCTTTGCCATGCGCTTGCCGCCGGCGGCAAACTGGGCCACGGCAGCCAGCGGGGTGGCCTTACTGGCCTGGCCACCGGTATTGGAGTAAACCTCGGTATCGAGGACCAGAGCGTTGACGTTACGGCCCGACGCCAGTACGTGGTCGAGGCCACCGTAGCCGATGTCGTAAGCCCAGCCATCACCACCGATCAGCCAGACCGACTTCTCGATCAGGTAGTCAGCTACCGACAGCAGTTGCTTAGCGGTGTCACTGGTGCAGCCTTCGAGGATCGACTTCAGCTTGTTGACCTTCTGGCGATGGATTTCGATGGCCTCTTGGGTCGACTGATCGCCTTCCTTGATCTCGGCCATCAACTGCTTCGCTTCGCCGCACTTGTCGTTGGCGCAGGCCAGCAGTTTGTCGAGCAGTTCGTAAGCGAATGCCTTGAACTTGTCGGCAGCGAGGCGAATGCCGTAACCGAACTCGGCGGTATCCTCGAACAGGGAATTGTTCCAGGAGGGGCCGAGGCCGTCCTTGCGGGTGGTCCAGGGCGTGGTCGGCAGGTTGCCGCCGTAAATGGACGAACAACCAGTAGCGTTGCCCATGATCAGGCGATCGCCGTAAAGCTGGGACAGCAGCTTGACGAAAGGCGTCTCGCCACAGCCGGCGCAGGCGCCGGAGAACTCGAAGGTCGGCTCCAGCAGCTGGCTGCCTTTGACCGTAGCGCGGTTGAGCAGCGCCGGATCGGTTTCAGGCAACTCGAGGAAAAAGTCCCAGTTGGCCGCTTCTTGCTCACGCAGCGGTGCCTGGAATTCCATATTGATGGCCTTGTGCTGCGGATCTTCCTTGCTCTTGGCCGGGCAGTTATGGACACAGGCGCCGCAACCGGTGCAATCCTCGGGCGCCACTTGCAGGGAGTACTTTTTACCCTCCATGCCTTTACCGCGGGCTTCACAGGACTTGAAGGTCTCCGGCGCGCCGGCCAGCTGGTCGGCATCGTAGATCTTCATCCGGATGGTGCCATGAGGGCACATGAAAGAACAGATGCCGCACTGCACGCAGAGCTCAGTGTCCCATACCGGAATATTGTCCGCGATGTTACGCTTTTCGTACTTGGCGGTATCGACGGGAAAGGTACCGTCAGCAGGCATGGCCGACACAGGCAACTCGTCACCAAGCCCGGCGATAATCTTGGCGGTGACGTTCTTGACGAACTCGGGAGCCTCGCCTTCGACCGCTTCCTTCATGGCGATGGCGCTATCGGCCGTAGCCGGTACCGCTACCTGCTCGATGTACTCCAAGGCGGCATCGACTGCCTGGTTGTTCATGGCAACAACCTTCTCGCCGGCCTTGCCGTAGCTCTTTTCGATAGCGGCGCGAATCTCGGCCACTGCCTGATCCTTGTCAATGATGCCGGAGATGGCAAAGAAAGCGGTCTGCATCAGCACGTTGATGCGGGCGCCGAGACCGATTTCGGTACCAAGGCGGACACCATCGACAACATAGAACTTGAGCTCCTTGTCAATGATGGTCTGCTGTACTTCGCGGGGCAATTGTGCCCAAACCTGGTCCTTGTCGTAAGGGCTGTTGAGCAGGAAAGTCGCTCCCTGCTTGGCCTTGCCGAGCATGTCGTATTTCTCGAGGAAGGAGAAGTTGTGACAGGCCACGAAGTCCGCCGCATCGACCAGATAAGGCGAACGGATCGCCTCCTTACCGAAGCGCAGATGGCTGACGGTTACGGTGCCGGCCTTCTTGGAATCGTAGACAAAGTAGGCCTGGACCTTGTTATCGGTGGTGTCACCGATGATCTTGATGGAGTTCTTGTTGGCACCGACGGTACCGTCGGAGCCGAGACCGTAGAACATGGCGGCGTAGCCTTCGCTCGGCACCTTGAAGGTCGGATCGAAGTCGAGGCTGCTACCGGTCACGTCGTCGTTGATGCCGAGGGTGAAGTGGTTCTTCGGCTTGGCCTGGGAAAGATTATCGAACACCGCCTTGACCAAGGTCGGGGTGAACTCCTTGGAACCGAGGCCGTAACGACCGCCGACGATGGTCGGGTATTCGGCCAGCTCGACCAGTCCGTCGCTCATAGCTTCGCCGATGGCAGTGCGAACGTTCTGATAAAGAGGCTCACCGATAGAACCAGGCTCCTTGGTCCGGTCCAGGACGGCAATCTTCTTCACTGAAGCAGGCAACGCCTTGGCCAAGGTCTCGGCCGGCAAAGGCATGAACAGACGGATCTTGAGCAGACCGACTTTCTCACCCTGAGACACCAGATAATCCACCAGTTCATGGGCGGTATCGGTACCGGAACCCATCATGACGATGACCCGTTCGGCGTCGGGAGCACCGACATAGTCGACCAGGTTGTACTGACGACCGGTAAGCTTGGCGAACTTGTCCATCTGCGCCTGGACGATTCCCGGCACCGCTTCGTAGTACTTGTTTACCGTTTCGCGGCCCTGGAAATATACATCCGGATTCTGGGAAGTACCACGAATCTTGGGGCGCTCAGGAGACAGACCGCGCTCACGGTGAGCCTGCACCAGTTCATCACTGATCATGTGGCGCATGTCGTCGAAGCTCAGTTCTTCCACTTTCTGAATCTCGTGAGAAGTACGGAAGCCGTCAAAAAAGTGCAAGAAGGGGACTCTCGACTCCAGGGTCGCCGCCTGGGCGATGAGAGCGAAGTCCATGACCTCTTGCACGTTATTGGAAGCCAGGAACGCCCAACCGGTAGCCCGGCAGGACATAACGTCGGAATGATCGCCAAAAATAGACAGCGCCTGGCAGGCCAGGGCGCGGGCCGAGACGTGGAACACGGTCGGGGTCAGCTCACCGGCAATCTTGTACATGCTCGGGATCATCAGCAGCAGACCCTGCGAAGCGGTAAAGGTAGTGGTCAGAGCACCGGCCTGCAGCGCACCATGGACCGCGCCGGCAGCACCGCCCTCGGATTGCATTTCCACCACATCGGGAACAGTGTCCCAAATGTTCTTTTCTCCGGCCGCACTTTTGAGGTCGGAGACTTCGCCCATATTGGACGAAGGGGTAATGGGATAGATTGCGATAACTTCGTTAGTGGCATGGGCAACGTGTGCCGCTGCCGTGTTACCGTCAGTGCAAATCATCTTGCGTGACATTTGTACCTCCTAAATTTGCTTGTATTTAGAGACTGCTTATAAAATACCGTTTAAAAGTTTTGATCCGTTCCTTCATTGAAAACAAAGGAACCTGGCACTCAGATACCGAAACGGTAAATGATCACCACCCATCCCCTCAAATGGACTGGCGACCTTCCACTGCTCGATTAACTGTTGCCTCATCGACATATTCCAGATCGCTCCCCAAAGGTATGCCGTGAGCCAGTCGGCTCACGTTAATACCAAGGGGACGGATCAGGCCGGCCAAGTAATGCGCCGTTGCCTCGCCTTCAACGCTGAAGTTGGTTGCCAGCAATACTTCCCGGACTGAACCATCAGCAAGGCGAGTCATAAGTTCAGCAATTTTGAGCTGCT
Protein-coding sequences here:
- a CDS encoding GTP-binding protein, whose amino-acid sequence is MSFINYASREINCKIVYYGPGLCGKTTNLQTIYNRTAPDARGKMISLATETERTLFFDFLPLALGDIRGFKTRFHLYTVPGQVFYDASRKLILKGVDGVVFVADCQEERLDANIESMENLKDNLEEHGYQLENLPFVVQYNKVDLPNLSPIDELQGFLNPNMVPEFKACALTGEGVFETLKAVAKQILIELKKGAG
- a CDS encoding roadblock/LC7 domain-containing protein, producing MFGSQASLVMYDEEFQQIVNLADKLLRESNAKAVFLVDRNGQLMAATGETEHLDTTSLASLTAGNIAATGGLAKLIGEKEFSILFHEGEKDNIHISIVAGRVILVVIFDHRSSLGLVRLRVKKASDALGSVFGELTRKSESVGSLGGPQNPFAEISDDDIDNLFS
- the nifJ gene encoding pyruvate:ferredoxin (flavodoxin) oxidoreductase, whose product is MSRKMICTDGNTAAAHVAHATNEVIAIYPITPSSNMGEVSDLKSAAGEKNIWDTVPDVVEMQSEGGAAGAVHGALQAGALTTTFTASQGLLLMIPSMYKIAGELTPTVFHVSARALACQALSIFGDHSDVMSCRATGWAFLASNNVQEVMDFALIAQAATLESRVPFLHFFDGFRTSHEIQKVEELSFDDMRHMISDELVQAHRERGLSPERPKIRGTSQNPDVYFQGRETVNKYYEAVPGIVQAQMDKFAKLTGRQYNLVDYVGAPDAERVIVMMGSGTDTAHELVDYLVSQGEKVGLLKIRLFMPLPAETLAKALPASVKKIAVLDRTKEPGSIGEPLYQNVRTAIGEAMSDGLVELAEYPTIVGGRYGLGSKEFTPTLVKAVFDNLSQAKPKNHFTLGINDDVTGSSLDFDPTFKVPSEGYAAMFYGLGSDGTVGANKNSIKIIGDTTDNKVQAYFVYDSKKAGTVTVSHLRFGKEAIRSPYLVDAADFVACHNFSFLEKYDMLGKAKQGATFLLNSPYDKDQVWAQLPREVQQTIIDKELKFYVVDGVRLGTEIGLGARINVLMQTAFFAISGIIDKDQAVAEIRAAIEKSYGKAGEKVVAMNNQAVDAALEYIEQVAVPATADSAIAMKEAVEGEAPEFVKNVTAKIIAGLGDELPVSAMPADGTFPVDTAKYEKRNIADNIPVWDTELCVQCGICSFMCPHGTIRMKIYDADQLAGAPETFKSCEARGKGMEGKKYSLQVAPEDCTGCGACVHNCPAKSKEDPQHKAINMEFQAPLREQEAANWDFFLELPETDPALLNRATVKGSQLLEPTFEFSGACAGCGETPFVKLLSQLYGDRLIMGNATGCSSIYGGNLPTTPWTTRKDGLGPSWNNSLFEDTAEFGYGIRLAADKFKAFAYELLDKLLACANDKCGEAKQLMAEIKEGDQSTQEAIEIHRQKVNKLKSILEGCTSDTAKQLLSVADYLIEKSVWLIGGDGWAYDIGYGGLDHVLASGRNVNALVLDTEVYSNTGGQASKATPLAAVAQFAAGGKRMAKKDLAMISMTYGNIYVAQVSLANPAQVVKAFMEAESYDGPSLILAYSHCIAHGIDMTTAVDTCKKAVDCGHWPLFRFDPRLVKEGKNPLQMDSKEPTIAFDEYAYGENRYRVLKKVKPEEAGPLMEEATLNCKRRFDLYRKLSEMSADCGGSNK